Proteins from one Mytilus galloprovincialis chromosome 11, xbMytGall1.hap1.1, whole genome shotgun sequence genomic window:
- the LOC143051024 gene encoding uncharacterized protein LOC143051024 — MYVKLTEDELSLPYNTLNRCYHWMEVRYNLIGQLGVKICGEAKNRIWTTTSSGESNLMMVRFDAKFAEDRDPWQGFKISATAFNKDSTPTTLPSDSTPTTLLTTLPSDSTPTTLLTTLPGDSTPTTVPTTLPSDSTRTTLPTTLPSDSTPTTLPSEPLTCTFETGSDCFLMNDPNAKLTWKQQRFSTPTPGTGPYRAKEGQYYSYMESSHPAGIQVKSSLLHL, encoded by the exons ATGTATGTAAAGTTAACAGAAGATGAGCTTTCCCTTCCATACAACACTCTCAACAGATGCTACCATTGGATGGAAGTAAGGTATAATCTGATTGGTCAACTTGGTGTCAAGATTTGTGGTGAGGCTAAAAACAGGATCTGGACTACAACCTCATCAGGTGAATCTAACTTGATGATGGTCAGATTTGATGCTAAATTTGCGGAAGACAGGGATCCATGGCAAGGATTCAAAATAAGTGCCACAGCTTTTAACAAAG ATTCAACTCCGACAACTCTACCAAGTGATTCAACTCCGACAACTCTACTGACAACACTACCAAGTGATTCAACTCCGACAACTCTACTGACAACTCTACCAGGGGATTCAACTCCGACAACTGTACCGACAACTCTACCAAGTGATTCAACTCGGACAACTCTACCAACAACTCTACCAAGTGATTCAACTCCAACAACCCTACCAAGTGAACCtttgacctgtacttttgaaacTGGCTCAGATTGCTTTCTGATGAATGACCCAAATGCAAAACTTACATGGAAACAACAGAGA TTTTCAACACCTACACCAGGAACTGGACCCTACAGAGCAAAAGAGGGTCAATATTACTCCTACATGGAATCTTCCCACCCAGCTGGTATACAGGTCAAGAGCTCACTGCTACATTTGTGA